A segment of the Leptolyngbya sp. NIES-3755 genome:
GCTTCGATCGCTGAAATTCGAGCAGTTTCCTGAATTTCTCCGCCTGTCAGAGTGTACTTTTTCGCCAGCGTTTTCCAGTCAATTTCGGCAACAGGAGTTTCTTTCGGGAAAGCTTGTTGCCAAAGTTGAATTCTTGCGGCTGTATCAGGTTTAGGAAATTCGATCGTGAAATCAATTCTTGATCGTAATATTGCCGGAATTGCTAATCGATGCTGCACACTAAAACAAGTCAATCCACTTCGAGAATCAATTAATTTAATCACTTTCGCGATCGGGGCTGATCTCGTTAACCATCGTTCCGCTGATTTGATCAGTAAAAGTGGAGAGGTTAGATCCTCAGTTGGATCAATTTCTAAATCAATCTCGGTTAACGGTAATTCTAATTTTTGAGCGATCGATTGAATTGCGATCGTCTTTCCCGTTCCACTCGCTCCAATTAGTAAAGCAGTAACGCCCTTCGACGCTCCAAATCCCCATTCTTGTAGCTGAGACGTAAACCGAATCTGGTCATAAATCTCTTCTAATTGGTCTTGAACTGGCTTTGGTAAAACTAAATGAATCGATTGCGTCTTCGATCGAGCGGTAGCTTCGCTTCCCGGAGGGACCGCCATTTCAAAAGGCATTTCTGGCGAAACCAACTCTTCTAATGTGGCTAAATCTGCGGGTTCACTCAGAAGATAATTCACGCAATCATCTGAGAGTTTCAACGATCGAGATAAAAACATTGATGTCTGATTTTCTTCAATCTCAATCAATCCCGATTTCATCAATCGACTCGAATCAATCAAGCTCGATCGTACTGTTCGCCATTCCGCGTCGTTCCGGCACAGCAATCTCAACACTAAATCGATCGTGGGTCGCTCCGAAACATCTTCGCCACTCTGCAAATATCCAAA
Coding sequences within it:
- a CDS encoding hypothetical protein (hypothetical protein S7335_1398;~similar to AA sequence:cyanobase_aa:LBDG_03540), which produces MPAEPFLDNWTYLKVEFNWLERLLLTAVAKQRKDTKTVERVAQTKADRATSHWWKGLISLEDSIAFDSPVKPPKATPSYQQQLETRIQASRQRGIELALPMLCDRLNLTTFEKNIILIALAPEVHRRYAQLFGYLQSGEDVSERPTIDLVLRLLCRNDAEWRTVRSSLIDSSRLMKSGLIEIEENQTSMFLSRSLKLSDDCVNYLLSEPADLATLEELVSPEMPFEMAVPPGSEATARSKTQSIHLVLPKPVQDQLEEIYDQIRFTSQLQEWGFGASKGVTALLIGASGTGKTIAIQSIAQKLELPLTEIDLEIDPTEDLTSPLLLIKSAERWLTRSAPIAKVIKLIDSRSGLTCFSVQHRLAIPAILRSRIDFTIEFPKPDTAARIQLWQQAFPKETPVAEIDWKTLAKKYTLTGGEIQETARISAIEALSQKSSTIELHHILKAIDRLSR